The sequence below is a genomic window from Oreochromis niloticus isolate F11D_XX linkage group LG3, O_niloticus_UMD_NMBU, whole genome shotgun sequence.
aggagggaaacttacaattgacccccttaaatactctttctcattattggattcacctgtgtatgtaggtcaggggtcactgagcttaccaagccaatttgagttccaataattagttctaaaggttttggaatcaataaaatgacaacagcgcccaaatttatgcacctgcctgattttgtttaaacaattattgcacactttctgtaaatttCTCACGTTCTCAAATGATATTTGAGAACGTGAGAAATCActttctcaaatatcactgtgtgtgtctcctatatgatatatttaactgacattttttattgtaacaaccaatgatttatacaggaaaataatgactattaacaaggtagCCACCTTCCTCTATAATAACCCCTGAAGCTGAAAGAAGGGTCAGTGTCTGTGTAAGGTTGAAAGTCAGCGTAAACCAGCTGTCCAGCGTGATTGTGTCAAGGAGTGATGGTTTAGGTGCTGCAAGTGAAAGTAAGTGAGAGATAAAGGAGAGGCCTTGAGGAATTATGCATAGTTCAATCTTTAAGTGTCCCAAAAGGGAGAGTAGCTGCTGGGTGACAATCACTAGGTGGAAACCTTCTCAGAAACCCTTGACTAAAAAGTTGTTGAAGTCTGGGTTAGGGTGATTTTTTGAAAGCTAATTTTAAAGTGGAAATATGAATGGGTGTCAAAATGGAAAAAGCTAGTCATTGCTTGGGTTGGTTGTGGGGGCATGCTGGTCGGGAATGACAACATACAAAAGGAGTGGAGACAGCAGCAAGAGACATGAGCCATCCTGTTGAAATTATTGCAAATGGTGAAGCCTTCTATGTGCATTATGGTTCTGCCGTTCCTATCTGGACCTTGAGGCAAAGGCATGCTAGGAGTGGACACTGTGTGTTTGAAAATTTCTGTTGTAGAGGTCAAGCAGTTAAGAGATGAGGCCAGAATACGCATGATGATGGGACTGTCGTGGCTGTCAATCATCCTGGGAGATGCGGGCTGGTTGAGCGGTGGAAGAATGAGCTCTGCTTGATCTATATATTGACCAGCAATGATTTGTTGGTGAAGATGAACAGACACTGGGGAAGGTTTTGGAGCTGGTGGGTTGGGAAGAGGAATTGCAGAAGCCGTTGTAAACTTAGCAATATTAGTTTGAGAAGAGGGGgcctgagttaaaaaaaaacaaacaaaaaaaatttggCCGTGATCTGACaaggggagggagaaaaagtgTGTTAGTAGGAGGTACTGAGAAACTGGCAACCTGATGCCTGGACGGTTTGTTAATAAGTTTAGCAAGGAAAGAATGAGTGGCAGAGAAATTGTCAACCCGGTACCAGGAAAGTTTGCTGCCGAGTTTCGTGAAGGGATGATAGATGGCTGAGGGACTGGCAACCCAGTGCTGTGAAGATTTGCTGAGGCGAGCTGCAAAGGAGACATGGAAGTCTGTTGAACTCGCAACCCAGTGGCATGCGGAGTAGGAGGAGAAGGGAGCTGAAATTTCACCGTTTTGGAACACACAATGTGGTTGCTGGCTGGTGGACGAGACTCCAAGGTGAGGGGAAGCTTCACTGTTAGAGATGTTGGCTTTGTTTATCCCCAGAAGAGGATTATCTTTGTTTGCAGTCTGAATGAGGGAGTCTTGAGAAGTTAAAAAGAATTggaataccttttttttttttttttttaactcaggcCCCCTCTCTTTTCAAACTAATTGGAATTGCGCTTGTTTGCTTGTTGTCGGACCGGTGGAATCGAATCCCTCTCTCTTCTAAAACTAATTAGAGACAGGCTACGGTCCTGTCTAAAATTCTTAATTGGAAGGTGTTTCCGGGAGACCTTACTGGAGCGTGGGAACGGCGGCTGTCCTTGGAGTTAGGCACTGTGATGGATTGGATTTCTGGGAAGTTCTGCTGGGCTGGAGATGCATCTGAGAGCGATCAGAAGTGGATCTGTGCCAAAAACTTTTGCTGGTGGTTGATCTTCCTCTAATCGAAGTTCAGAGGTTATAATTTTGCAGGGATGGCGAGAAACCACAGTTGTTGTATTGCTGTTAGGAGTGGAGAGAGGAATTCTGTGGAATGGATATGGTAGACCGGATAGCCGAGCGGTGAGAATGGCTGCTGGAAGGTTCCCCATGTGGTTTGGGATATCTGGACTGCCTGAAAGATGTCTGATGAAGAAGGACTGAGAtcaagcaccttgaggtgactgttgttgtgatttggtgctatataaatagaaCTGAATAGaactaaattgaattgaatcttgaTCTGATGAGCTGAGAGACAAGAAATCCATAATGACCAACTAAGCGGGTGAATAGGATTCAGTGCTCTTAGAACGCTCTTAGAGTTGTTTGACGTCGTAGTGTTCgcatgaaaatgagaacagcaGGTATTAGTGAAGGGGGCATACAAAGAGTGAGGGTCGTAAGGAGCGTGAATGAGGTGTGGTcccactcctgaaattcagataaataTCTCCACTTAATCTAATTATCTTTCCAACACcatgtttaaattttaaatctcacatttgtAAAGCTGATAATATGGTAGTTTGTGTGACTTATTTGCATGTTGATCCAAAAGCTGATAGCCCTGTGGTAAGAATTAAGACTGAAAATACAACCAAACAGAGAATGCTTAATAATAACCAAGAATGTGAAGCCCATGAAAGAAACATTCATTCTTTATAACAGTTTAATTTTACTTAAGATATTATcagtataaaaataatcactgttgtgtgtgtgtgtctttgcgcagacagtgatccagctgtaGTCTACTCAGCAATGAGAACAGGGGACGTCAGTTATGGAGAAATCGTCATCAAAGAGAGGAAAAACGAATAAAAGATgagaggtacagctgctcttctCTGTCTCCATAACTGTTCACATCTACAGCCAAACAAACTGAGGCTTTTCTTTAAGCTAAATGCTGACAAGCTGATCTTTAGTCAGTGCATTGTTCGCTTTTACTAACATGGTAACATATGATAGTTAACACCAAACTGTTTTGCATGTACTTTCTTTCTTGCTCTTGACGTatgcggtcgcacttttctcctctcctcgtcctcctctcccttagcttccctgcttagcctcttatgtccttgtctagtcttgtgttttttgtattacttttcactggaacactctctctcagtctgttctctaaaacctaaaagaggaattatggatttgatcaactggtccctgaatgcaattgacacccctttctcaacgagaagtttgggcttgggtgagcctgagtgctgaagatatctacctgttcggaaccatgataacagggttcttgctgatcggagctggcttggccctgacttatcgaagaattaagaaagcggaactggctgttcaaacccccccAAGGCTGctcgctgggattgaaacgatgggacgaggcgtgagtttctcaaaatgggctcattgagtgcagcatggataagatcttggagaagcttacggctgctgtgaatactcagaataagatctctgagtgcaaactggatcagatcttggagaagctcactgcggtcgtgagttctcagaaatcggctctttgagcacaagaatgacaacatcacggagcgtaagtttgataacatcatggagaagcgcTCGGCTCTCCAatgggagattgagagaccagtgttggactgttagaacagctttgaaattgaGTTGTTCGcagtaaagtaaaaaccaccatcacttcatgcggatacccctccgccgccagctgcggtctcaaggctggagctgaacaacaactccctgataacgactgtgtttagactgttcttcccattctatgcaaggccacctgggttggctggaagactgtttacttagcctggcagggcgaaggacactgtctcagctgaactttggacacatacacacacacgcacacagacatatatacacatgcagatatacactcatccccccttccccctccaaacgccttcgacgcttattcccttccgatgctgacggtggatcaaggagaccagTGCTtatgctgcaggcccggatgtactgtctacactggctgtctctcaccctttaccatctccatccctgttgcttgtcatgtgtttctttggtgtattaagagttttttcatgtgctatgtgcagaggtgttttttttttctgttctcaaactgatctccctgttggagctcagtctggggggagttatttttttttctcatctttcctcatgttgtgcttttccatgttatacccctctgacctgtcttccccatgtgatgtttgtgtaatgtatgtatggtcagaAGGGTAAGACagcgctggcacggctggcagccttaacccaatttccatcgggatgaataaagtacgatcaatcaatcaatcaatcaatcaatttatAGTTGCTTTTAGAAATTCAACAGATATGTGGAAATTGTTTATGAATTTATTGAAAGAATTCAGACAACTGACTGGAAAGCAGTTTTATTGTGAGGTGAGGCCCATTCttcatttattgatttattattcTATAATAGAGCAAGCAGACACAAAAAATGTTGAGTTGATTTCAAGTGCATTAAACATGAAACGCAGCTCAgatcagttgtttttttgttttgtttttatttgctacACAGACAGATTGTTTTCTAGATTAGTGATTAATTAGTTGCTGGTAGGAGACAGACTGAACAGACCAAATGTTCTTTAAGACAATGAATCATTTTTCCCTCTTTACTTCTGTAAACATGAAAACCACAGCTGCAGctacttcctgttgttgtttctAATCCTGTTGTTTATTCTACTTACCTGTAGTTTAAAGTTGGTGAGACTTCTTACTGCAGTGTGTCTTAGTTATTGCTATTGGTTCTCTGTGGTGAAGTGTATCAGTCTGCACTTAAAAGAGATTGCAGCTTTATGGCCGTCCACCTTCCTTTTCACAGAAACAGCTCGCAGTGCTATGTGGTCactgtatttcattttttttaagtgtgtgaTAAACGAAACAGTCACTGTCCAGTTTAGTATAGATTAGTATTAAAAGTGTGTTTGAATCTGAGTGTCCTTTAAGTGCTTTGATCATTAAAACCAAACAAGATTTACTATATTAATAAACTTcaatacatataaataaattgtaCTAGAAACCCCAAAACCctgaaatcacaacaacatcCATCCATACAGCTAGACACATGTTTTCTGATAGTTTTCCATTTTTAAGGCCATGGAGTTACTGTAGTCTTTCCCTTTCTGCTCAGCTGTGGGTCTTTCTCTGGAATTTTTATGTCCTTCCACAGCCATGTTGGGTGTATTTGCAGTTCTAAACTGTTCATAGGTGTGTCTCACCTTATGGGGCCTGTGAAGGATAACCTATTTATCCTGGGTAACCTGGGTTTACCCTGTTTCTGACCTTGGGCTCCCAGCACAACCATTTATTTACAACCATTTATATAAAGCAACTTTAAAACtacgggtcttctgaatcgctctttgtctggtccctcacccaggaccaatttgccatgggagaccctaccagggggcaaaagcccccagacaacatagcccctgggatccctgtgacacacaaacccctccaccacgataaggtagcgattcacggagaggaGCGAggaaagagcgattcagaagacccgtatgaaaagaacatcgagggaacagtttaccctgcccgggatagggttaccggggccccgccctggagccaggcccggggagggtgcccgagggcgagcgtctggtggccgggccttagtccatggggcccggccgggcacagcccgaagaggagacatgggcccatcctcccgcaggcccaccacccgtctgcgcttatgcgccgagtggcagttcagagtacccagccttcttagagtccctgggggggggtgctggaaggtgccccacctggagactctgttgtcctactgggagacttcaatgctcacgtgggtaacgacagcgagacctggaggggcgtgattgggaggaacggcctccctgatctgaacccgagtggtgttttgttattggacttctgtgcaaatcacagtttggccataacgaacaccttgttcgaacataagagtgtccataagtgcacgtggcaccaggatgctctaggccgcaggtcgatgatcgattttgtaatcgtatcaccagacctgcgaccatatgttctggacactcgggtaaagagaggggctgatctgtcaactgatcaccacctggtggtgagttggatcaggtggtgggggaggacgctggacagacccggcgcacctaaacgcgtagtgagggtgtgctgggaacgtctagcagaggccccagtccgcgagatcttcaacgcacacctccggcagagcttcaacaacattccgagggagactggggacattgagtccgaatggaccatgttcagcgtctccattgccgaagctgctgcattgagctgcggtcgcaaggtggttggtgcctgccgtggtggtaatccccgaaccaaatggtggacaccagaggtgaagggagccaccaggctgaagaaggagtcctatcgggcttggttagcctgtgggactccagaggcagctgacaggtatcgacaggccaagcggaatgcggctcgggcagtggctgaagcaaaaactcgggtgtgggaggagtttggagaggccatggaaaaagactttcggactgcctcgaagagattctggcaaaccgtcaggcgtctcaggaggggaaagcggtgctctacctgcactgtgtatagtgctggcggtgcgctgctgacgtcgactgagaaaattgtcagacggtggaaggaatacttcgaggacctccttaatcccactgacacgtcttccgaggaggaagcagagtctggggatgaggggaatgacccgccagtTTCTGGGgttgaggtcactgaggcagttaaacaactcctcggtggcagagcccctggtgttgatgaggtccgccccgagttcctgaaggctctgggcgttgtagggctgtcctggttgacacgcctctacaatgttgcgtggagatcaggggcagtacccctggactggcagaaatgagcttcctccgaagggtggctggcctctcccttagagatagggtgagaagttcggccatccgggaggggctcagagtagagccgctgctcctccacatcgaaaggagccagttgaggtcgttcgggcatctgacaaggatgccccctgggcgcctcctgggtgaggtgttccgggcatgtcccaccgggaggaggccccggggcagacccaggacgcgctggagagattatatctctcggctggcctgggaacgccttggtgttcccccggatgagctggaggaggtggctggggagagggaggtctgggcttctctgcttaggctgctgcccccgcgacccgacctcggataaagcggatgaggatggatggatggatgaacttTAAAACTAGGATCccttactgttactgttaattgcaCATAAAACAGGTCAAAGACTGAATGACAAATTTTAAAAGACTTGAAACTACAGAAAAGACATTCCAGCTGATGATCTTTTTGGGTCATGATTGGGCACTGCCTCTCATGCTGGTAAGATCTAGAAATAATGTCTGAAGCTTCACTGCTCACTGTTTGTGCACCAGGAGAAGGAGACGTTTGAAACAGTAGGTACTGTCCATAGATATTATGCTATAGTCCTTCCTTAAAATGTTTGTTCTGTCCTCGCTAAGTGTTGTCCTCGTGAACGTAGACTCAGCTATACAGACAGCTAAACACTCTCCTAATCAAAATCCAAGGAACAGGCCGATGTGTTGAGTTGGATGATTTAATAAGGAAAAAGTGTGAAACTGTTGACAAAACCAGAAATAAACCAATAAAAATGTTGCatcaatataaaatataacacacacatattcaaaaATATGAGCACAATATTTATCTGTTTAGTGAGTGCCcaaataaaacatcaaatgaAATCATGCTCATGATCAAAATGTTAAAGAAACCACATGGCATATGAGCTAGCTTAACCTTACTAGCTTAGGTTATACATGCATTCAAATTAAATTCAAACTACAAACTATATCACGCCTTCACAACAAATAATAATGCACACAAGTCATCTCAGTGATAACAAACAATATTACTTACAGATGATGCCGTTTATCAACTTGTGAAGGCATAGATGGCAACAGATTAACAGAGGTGAAACTGCCTCTGGCTAGATCTTgcagagtaaaaaaaatacacaaaaacaaccaCTAGAGGGCAAACTGCTGCAGAACAGAAAATACCTAATGCCAGCATACTCTCCACCTGACATCCCTAGGATGTCAAACTGTACATCACTTGACAGAGTTTCTTTGCAACAGGAgtataacttcagacactggcCTTAAGTAAAGTTTTGGAACACTGTCCCTGACAACTTTCACTTCGACCTTCCTGACCTTTCCATCGTCACTTGGAAAAGTCCTTGTGATCAGTCCTGTGGGCCAGTCATGTCTCTTCAGTGAATTGTCTTTCATTGGAACAACGTCTCCGTCCATGAGATTAGGTCTGTCCGTTCTCCATTTCTTTCGACCTTGTAGACTACTGAGGTACTCCCTTTTCCACCTCTCCCAGAATGTGTTGGCTAACCTTTGAACCTGATACCACTGACGTCTAAAGATATTACTATCATCAAAGTTACCAGGAGGAACAGGGGGTACAGCAATCTTCTGAGTTAGCAGCATAGCAGGAGTGAGGATGAGAGGCTCGTCTGGATCTGTGGATACTGATGTAAGTGGCCTGGAATTGACAATTGCAGTTACCTCTGCCATAAATGTTGTCAGGACCTCATATGTGAGCTGAACAGACCCAAGCTTGAGGAACATTGCGTCAAGGATCCGACGTGTGACACCGATCATCCTCTCCCAGCTTCCTCCCATGTGTGAAGAGTGGGGAGGGTTGAACAGCCATACACAGGTAGTTGCACACGTCCTTGTTATTACAGCCTTTGGAACTGATCCCAAGCTCTCGGCAGGCTCCAACAAAATTAGTTCCACAGTCTGACCTTAGCTGTTTGACAGGCCCTCTAACTGCAAAGAAGCGTCTTAGAGCGTTAATGAAACTGGATGAATCCATTGATTCGATGACGTCGATGTGTATGGCATGCATGCTCATACATGTGAAGATGATTGCCCAACGCTTACTGTTGGCTAGCCCTCCACGTGTCCTCCTTGAGGTGACACACCATGGTCCGAACACATTCAATCCAACAAAGGTGAATGGAGGATCTGTACTCAAGCGATCAGCAGGCAGGTCTGCCATTAtctgctcctcctctctcccACGCAATCTTCGACATGTCACACAGTTGTAGATCAAACTGCTGACAGACCGTCTTCTTCCAACGATCCAGAAACCAGCACTCCTCAAAGTGCCTTCCGTCAAGTGTCGTCCTTGATGGCAGACTTGCTCATGGTAGTGTCTGATAAGCAAGGAGGTAACATGATGTTTACCAGGCATGATAATTGGCTGACCTTCTTCTGCTGTGAGCTGTGACCTTTTCAGTCGTCCTCCGACACGGAGAAGGCCTTCAGAATCAATGAAAGGACAAAGCTTGCTGAGAGAACATTGTTTAGGGACCTGATCTCCCTTTTGTAAGCAGTGTATTTCTTCTGAATAGACCTGCCTTTGGACCACAAGCAAAATTCTGATCCTTGCATGATGTAGCTGGTCTGGACTGAAGAGCAGCTTGCGGTTGTGCCAACTGTGGCAAGGACCTTCTTTTGCTACCCTTGTAAAGGAGTAAGCAATGTGGCAGAGCCTGGCAATAGCTCTGGTGAGTGGCCTCAAACTTGAAAATTGCTCAAAGCGTTTACTGCCCAGCTGAAATGACAAATTTGTGGCACAAGTTACTACCTCTGGACGTAGTTCCACATCTGTTGCGGGTTCAACTAGGCTGAAAGCTTCCTGTTTTAAGTGACAATGTTGCTTGTCTACAAGAAAGGCTGGTCCAGACAACCAGGAGGAAGCTGCAAGCTGGTTAGCTGGAATCGCTCTAGTTGCATGGTCAGCTGGGTTGACATCAGAAGGAACATAGTTCCATTGGCTTTTGTTGGTTGAACGTCTGATCCTTTGTACCCTGTTATGAACATAGATGTAGAACCGTCTAGAGTCATTAAATATATACCCAAGTACTACTTTGCTGTCTGAGAAAAGCTTAATGTCACCTACCTGAATGTCTAACTCTGCAGACATAACCTCTGCCAGTTCCACTGCAAGAACGGCTGCACAGAGCTCAAGCCTTGGGATGGTGATGTCAGGCTTAGGTGCCAACTTTGTTTTCCCAAACAGGAATCCAACTTCGCTATGTCCTGCAGCATCTGTGACTCTCAGATAAGCAACAGCAGCAATAGCTTTGGTAGATGCATCACAAAAGATACAGATCTCCTTC
It includes:
- the LOC112846301 gene encoding uncharacterized protein LOC112846301, whose amino-acid sequence is MRAFPAEDLASNLQDLDVGQDSPPMQRSLGLGWDLATDTLTFRVDGAEKPFTRRGVLSTINSLFDPLGFAAPFSVQGRLILRELTTETCDWDAPLPREKLEQWQRWCTSLHDLRKLKIPRACTTVPLSTTQRKEICIFCDASTKAIAAVAYLRVTDAAGHSEVGFLFGKTKLAPKPDITIPRLELCAAVLAVELAEVMSAELDIQVGDIKLFSDSKVVLGYIFNDSRRFYIYVHNRVQRIRRSTNKSQWNYVPSDVNPADHATRAIPANQLAASSWLSGPAFLVDKQHCHLKQEAFSLVEPATDVELRPEVVTCATNLSFQLGSKRFEQFSSLRPLTRAIARLCHIAYSFTRVAKEGPCHSWHNRKLLFSPDQLHHARIRILLVVQRQVYSEEIHCLQKGDQVPKQCSLSKLCPFIDSEGLLRVGGRLKRSQLTAEEGQPIIMPGKHHVTSLLIRHYHEQVCHQGRHLTEGTLRSAGFWIVGRRRSVSSLIYNCVTCRRLRGREEEQIMADLPADRLSTDPPFTFVGLNVFGPWCVTSRRTRGGLANSKRWAIIFTCMSMHAIHIDVIESMDSSSFINALRRFFAVRGPVKQLRSDCGTNFVGACRELGISSKGCNNKDVCNYLCMAVQPSPLFTHGRKLGEDDRCHTSDP